In the genome of Malania oleifera isolate guangnan ecotype guangnan chromosome 5, ASM2987363v1, whole genome shotgun sequence, the window GTCGATTTAGACCGTTTTGTACGTAGTttcgtttcaagtttaaggtaaggggaatttgattacaatagttgtttttggaaaactaaaccgctaaaaagctagtttatgtttatatgtatgatttaactgtttatttgctaaattctactgagtaaaaatgtcggttttgcaatttttcgatttttggtaaaaatatggatTTCGGCGTATGAACtccaaatgttttaaaacttctttaattggattattatgtatgtaggagatgcctgaatcctttatttttatataaaatggtGTTTAATTACGTCATATATCATATAGTAGATTTTGCttaaattagtgtgacatgtggatgaaattgaacttgtgaacatttgataCTATCGATAGGGATTATGGGAACCGAGTTCCAACTTGTTCTATTGAAAATGTGAAAAACAGAGGCCGgttatacaccgagctgtatatatgtaaaaagggtgaaccgagtggataggcgccgGTTGGAACCCGATGTGATCATTTGAATTTGtcaaaatactagaattgcacaggttatcatgttttgttataaattgtatatatgataaatggaaccacaacttattaccaaaggagttgaaagatactccagtaaatgaggttgaaagatactccaatgttagaagttgaaaaagcttcattaatggagGTGAAAGTTACTCCCAATGGTAGGGaattcctcagctggaagggtacagtataaccacacatgtaaatcagtgtgggtacatagatagtcggctagcagAAGTAAtaaaaccactggtgaaataatagacatATGGGGGGCGGTCATACTATATATTAGATACTTGAcaaatgcctgcacgaacagggcattgttggagatatcaatgcacaacccgtgccacatAGTAAAATAGGCATTATATGTGATACAAAGCTATTGGTggttctatattcatatacatgatttaaaagttgaTGTGGAAAACTGGtattgatatattgatatatgtgCCGTGATTCGATATTGAAACCTTTGTTTTATACATATGGAtacatgttttaaattgaaatactcacatgtggtcacacactgactGTAATACTtcattaatttaacatcatcattctaactcaagttctgcccttccacttggaaacaaaaccatcaatagattgccatgattttctgaacccttcgaatgatccaaaaaaacacagaagtctgccaattgttttcgtctccaggtatacaaaaaAAACCTCAAGgtcatatccatgtcctatactttggtatattaTAGACTGTAACAACTAGCAACTTCttagtttagcacatatccctaaccaagcagcatgaatcaaatcatacttctgaCTGGttacgggctctgataccaactgtaacggcCCTATCCTTTATACGGATCCAGATGTCACTATTTCATTACATAATatctatacctgttcaagatatggaaacaacccgccctaaatagggacatacgggtgtaaaacatacataatcatgatgtaaatgtcgcagaaaaacgtaaacatccattgggatttctactatacttataccagagttcattaatacatccataatttacatatttcGGACTTAGAAGAGTTctcattattacaaccctccaaaaggGAGCTTCATCTAAGATTTACTACATGATTCAAATGCTTATGTAAGCTGTTCAAAAACAATCTCCCAGTCCTTTTAGCTATTAGGACTGATGCACTTATGGACCTGAAAATAAaagttgtatgatagggtgagacacctctcagtaaggaagaaggagttacaacagtgtgtgactgcatacatacatattttcattcaacatctggaatataaataaaatattttcaatacagtaatgcatcagttatatcattattcatattacaaaattcccacatctgtctttcgaccattttatgatttatcagatgaccaatagcaaaatatccctataaccagttttaccccgtggcccGGTTTGTGCACTGATACttgtccaatgccctgttcgtgtagGCACTATCGAGTACCTACTTACGATCCAAATGCCTCCATTGGCctaatatcagccaatggttccaccctgctagccgaccatcttggtacccacatcgtttagtacgtgtggttgcacgtgtacatctagctacgatattgCGCCGTATCATatacagtagtttatttcaactctgcaaagaaagtatttttcaaccctatatcaatagtatagaaataatcccagcgggttcaaaccggcgtctttccacttagtttacccctttttgtttactgatgaggctcggtgtatcaccagcctctgtttatcacattgtcaatataacaaattggaatttcattcccatattctatatcagtagtatataaaatacattcatttccatttcaacacatatcacacaagtttaatacaaaattccgctaaatgataaaaattcaatatacatagtttaactaaataaagaaaggaatcgagcctctcctactatagtataaacacaaataacgatgtttgtaaaatttggagatcatacgtcgaaatcctcgtttttaccaaaaaccgtaaaatcatcaaaccgacatttctacttagtaaaatttcacaaataagtagttaaattaTACATAATAAtgtaaactaactttttagcaatttagttttctaaaataactgttgtaatcaaattccccttaccttatactcgaaatgaaactttgtacgaaaacggtccaaaacgacaacccgagatcccaaaaacctaaaaccatagaacataaccttactatgttttctactgctatccaaatatccaatcaaaattaggatcagattcctacctcgattcttgggaaaacccgaaactctccgaaatgacgatccgatccactaaaagtgtagagtttcctcttctgatccacgcagtaccctccgtttttggaaacggacgacgaatgacgaaggatcttagagagagagagagagagagagagagagagagagagagagagagagagagagaatgagagagagagagaataagagaatttatagaataaaacctaacttagcccttaagtaatctaaataaatatctcctccacgatatttatatataaatatctcaaaatatctcttttcaaaatatcttctccaaaatatctctttatttatttttttattttatgtttatttattatttattattattattattattattatttattttatatttttttaattttatttatttattttatttttttttctcggggtcgggttactacactttgggcaaatcatctcaactttttaaagaagcattcatcgACATATCTTGCAAGCAATCtgtggtgattgaggtttgatcaatAAGTGATTTATTCGTGGATTCTATAGATATATCAAAGGTTTTTCATCTCTCAAACTATTATATCTAATATTTTCATTGAGAAGAAAATCCTTATTTTATAACATAAAAAgtttatttgagaaaagtttttgctaaagtttgaatctttgcaAATTTCAAGCTTATATTTTacacaaagatttcatcttataatattattgcaaaaacttttgataagcaaatcttaaggattttaaaatacatagccCTGAGAaatcattctgaaaaatactaacttgtgttcagatctttgaagatattttatcatatatatatatatacaaagatcatatatttgttgatacacaaatatcattgaaaacatcttacacactcatgagcttcatgttttatcatatgagtatgtactaaaatatctattgtactcattagtttgattagaagcattttgagttttgcaaaaaTTATAATTTGTATATTATATTCACGGTTAGGATTGTGAATCAGAGTTGAGGAgaaagttacgcctcttgtaagcagcaggttATAAAGGAAATTCTGTCCTAATTAAATGAGCaaatttttagtggaatccttgagtgggttgctcaaggtgaggacataggctgggatAGGCCggacctcgtaaaaatcgtgtttgccttgtctcttcccttaactttttaatttttgtttgcatttaaattatctacTGATTGTGTATGAATTGAGCATTTGATAAGGTTGTGAGTAATTGggcaaaattgtatgcttgattaAGACAcgttaaattgattaattgtgaaacattaaacTAGTttgtaagtagcttgcaagtttgtaattgattgattttaaaattagaacttgtaagacttaattttttaaaataaccaaatcacccccctcttgggataacaccgaaaTTCACAATGTATGTTGGCTAATCTCATGGCCAATCATCTGTTTTTGAAACAATAGTCACATTTCCATTTTGCAACTTCGTTCGATCTATCGTACTCATCAAGATTGGTGCTAATGGACGGAGGCTTGGGGCAGCTACAATCATTGGCTTGAGTTGTTTAAGTAGGCGATCCGCCTTCTCTGTGATTGGGGAAGGATATGTGCTACATTTTTATAGGCAACTTGAATTTTTGATTCATTTCATGACGGACTCCATCATTTGTTTGAAGCCTATTCAAAGGTCACTAAACATAGACCTCAATATAGTTGTTGTTTCTTGAGCAAGGAGCAGGAATGTGTTTTAGTTGTCCTCAAACATCTATTGCCAAATGGTCCAAAGTCGCTATAAAGGGCACTATTGAGGGGCATTTCCCTCATACTATTCAACCGCATTGTACCCTCTCTTAGCTATACAAGGATTGGATAAAAGCTTCAATGTTGAATGCTTCAAGTCCCATAAGGGTCAACCCTCTTTCGATCAAATGAGTTTGTTAATCTTCACATTAATGGAAGCTCCATTGATAATTCAAGAGCGTAAGTCTACAGAAACTCAAAATAAATCACTTCAATAAATGAATTGTACGATTTacattttgttttggttgtgcaACCAATGTGTCAAAAAGCTTCAAGAAATTTATAATGAATTTGTTTAATTGACTTTGAAAATAAGGTTTTAATAGATGGTTTAAGATCAGActcctaaaaaatataattagCATTCAAATAATTGAAAGAGAAGATTAGATCACCCTAATTTAGctctaattttatatataaaatcCTTACAATCCTTATTCAAAGGCACTAAAATAATGTGTTTATGATAaccaaaatgaatataaaataagaGCCTCATGCGgcctaattattttttttctcaagaaTTTATAATAATTGGCATATGCCATATTAGATTTGCAAGGACTTAGTGTGTTTCCTCATTATTCCCTTTgtgcaaaaaaacaaaaaaatcatttgaaattGACTCCTTGTTTCAAGTTGACCAAAGGGGCGTTGCATTGCCTGGCCCTGCCCCAGTTTAATCTTTCGAGTCTTTCTTCGACccaaagaaggaaaaaagaaaagtcaTGCCGGTGAACCACCGGCCGAATAGGTCACTGCCCGGACGAAAATGGGCATGTTGGTAAAATAAACACAGCCACAAGGGCATTTCAgtaaataaacataaatttatattCTCTCCACTACAAATACCAGAGACACGCCTTGGCGGCACTCCGCGTCTGCCGTGTTTTTGGATTtttgtgctctctctctctctctctctccctctctgtgTTCGGGACTTTAGGGAGAGAGCGGTTTTCCGCTGCTTGTTTCTCACTCTACCACTGCCGTTCGCCTCCCCAAATGTGGAGtttcaaaccctaaaatctccatCTCTCTGCCAGTCCTTCTCGATCGCCTCAGCCATTTGCTCCCGCTACTCGTGCGGAGCAAGAATCACTCCTCACTTCGCCTGCAATCCATTGAAGATTTGGTCCACTTCGCGCCTGATTCTGCAATCTGTACCTTCTTGTTCTTTTTCTGCGTTTGTATTCTATGGTCTCGGTTTAATTTTCAGTTCTGCATGTGAATGCGCGACTGTCTGTGTGTGTTTTGGGGGGCGGGGGTTTTGGGGGTATTGGGAATGCTCGGTTTTACAAGCTTAAAGTAGGAGATTGGTTATATTATTACGCAAATGTTCAATGATTCGTGCTTGCTTCTGTCATCAGTGTGCGATTTTTAGTGTTCTATCTTCTTCACTGTGAGTGACGGTCCTATAATTTTCTGTATTGGGTTGCGACTAGGGATGCCTGCTTGGCTGCTTATAGTCTGTAATTGGatgtaattctttttttttttttttgactttcaGGTTCAACTTCGTCTCTCCAAAAGCAGGTTGTGCATTCTTGGTTTTGAGTCATCATCTGTTAGTTTTAGGGCTCTGTATTCAACTATGGGTGGTGACGCTGGCGCGAGTCTTCTCAATGGCAATGGTAGTTCCCAACCTGATGTGCAGAGGACGTACCAAGTCGTCGTGGCTGCGGCTCAAAATATGGGTATTGGTAAGGATGGAAAATTACCCTGGAGATTGCCTTCTGACATGAAATTTTTCAAGGATATTACTGTGACTACGTCTGATCCTGTGAAAAAGAATGCAGTCATAATGGGTAGAAAAACATGGGAGAGCATTCCCCTTAAGGATCGGCCTCTAGCTGGTCGCCTCAATGTCGTGCTAACCCGTTCTGGGAGTTTTGATATTGCAACTGCAGAGAATGTTGTAATATGTGGAAGCATGACTTCTGCTTTAGAGTTATTAGCAGCATCTCCTTATTCCCTGTCAATTGAAAAAGTGTTTGTTATAGGAGGTGGCCAGATATTAAGGTTCGCGCTTTGTTTTTCATGGCTCTTATATGTAGTCTTTCTCTCATACcttgtttctttcttttgattgatCATCTTTGCACTGCAGTGAATATCTCAACGCACCTGGATGTGATGCTATCCACATTACTGAAATTGAGATAGACATTGAATGCGACGCTTTCATCCCTGCTATCGATTGCTCTGTTTTTCAGCCGTGGTACTCGTCCTTTCCGGCTGTGGAAAACAATATTCGATATTCCTTCAATACGTTTGTTCGTGTGAGGAGTTCCGGAGTTGAACCCGCAAGACAGGACAATGGTTTGATAGTTGATACTAAGTCAGATTCTCTGAAGCTTGAGGTAAAGAACTTCTCTTTCCTGCCTAAGATGATTTTTGAGAGACATGAGGAGTACCTGTATCTGGATTTGGTTCAAGACATCATCTCAAACGGTGCTCTGAAGGATGACAGAACAGGCACTGGTACGCTCTCCAAATTTGGTTGCCAGGTAATGCTACTCTCAGATTATTTAGTCCTATCCTCTATCTAAAGGggataatttcattttattccgTTGATGATCTCTCGTATCAGGTACTGATATACTGATATTTGTTGTTCTTTGCATTTTTATCCACAGATGCGATTCAATCTGCGCAAAACTTTTCCTCTTTTTACAACTAAGGCATGTATTAATGTAATGACATATTTATTTGCTAAATGCAATATataattaaatcaaatttatGATGTCTTCTTGTGAATAATTTCTTTGAGCTTTAGCTTTTTGATGGACTAATGATGTAGTCCTTCCATGAGGTCAATAATTTATAAACAtggtatatttttaaataatctCAGATTATTTGGTTCTGTAGAAAGTATTTTGGCGAGGAGTAGTTGAAGAACTTTTGTGGTTCATCAGTGGTTCAACAAATGCTAAGGTAATAGTGTCTTGATTTAACCTTTTGGGACTTTGTACTTCAATTTCCATTTCCCTGCTCTTAGAGTATATTGAATTAGAATGGTGCCTGTTGATATTGTAGTTTGTTGACTAGTTTGGCTCATATAAATCTGTGAGAGACAGACTTTAGCCTGTTTGGCTCTCCTCTGTTTGGCTCATATAGCCTGTTGATATTTCCCTGCTCTTATTTAGGACTTATGCTCATACTATGAGATGCTCAcgatgcacaaatatcattctCTGAGATTCTTAGACAAATTTTACATGCCTTGTATGCTTGTGCAGGGCTCCCATTGGGCTAGCCTTCACTGACTTGAAAATTCCAATCTCAAATGGGTCCAACAACAACAGGGCCATGCCTGAATTATTAAAATACTTTTAAGATGTCTATTGAAGGTGTCAATGACATAATCCTATGAAGAGATTGTTTTTCAGAGTCTCGGAAAGTTGAAAGAGACTAGAAGTTTTACATTCTTAGATGTTTGGACCCTTTATAAAAAACTTATTTGATAAATGATCAAAGGGAAATTGCGATACAAAAGAGAAGCCTCTATATTTGCATCTTTTATTCCCTATCAAGTGTATTTAAAATGAGGTAATCAAATTACTAATTGTTTGTGGATCTCCGAGTTTAAACAAGAGGATAAGGTTTATTGATACTAAATGAATTCAATCAATAGGATGTGTTCACAATTGAAATGCGGTTGACTAAATACGTCCATTAAATGTGGTTATTCTGATTTCTTTACGTATGGATCAAATGGTTATAATGCGAGCATCCTgaagtttattgttatttgataTTATTTAATGTCTATGAAGCATGGTCATGGACACAGATTTCGAACACGATGTGTCAAACACTTTGACACAATATTAAAAGAACAAGATACGACACAGCAAGGACacatatttatattatattttttaaatatataattatgttAGTAGAAGGTTTTTTTATCCAATTGTGACCCATTTAGGGGAAAAAAGAAATTCAAACATTAAGATAATTATAGGAAtagtttgaattttgaacttgGAAGACAATAACTTGGTAAATGTTTCCTTTATTTTAATcataatttcaaatttcaaatttcaaatttagtATTTTGATAAATTGATGAGAATATTACTTGATAAGTATCATCTATTCTAAAAAGATATTTCTtaaaatttgaaactttgatATTATTTCAACTTAATCCTTTCCTTCccattttgatattttattatttaatacccAAAAGTGTAGGATACTTCCATTTGCTGTGTCCAACACATTTCTGatgtttttgaaaaactaaaaagtGACTGGACAAGTCTCTCCCATGTCCAATGAATGTTGGGACTGTGTCAGAGCTGTAGCTATGTCTGACACATGTCCAACAGACATTTATTCCTGGTTGGAGTATCAGTGTTTTACGGTTTACAGTATCTTGTGTAAGCATTGAACTAATTTGACCTTACCTAGTTTGAGAATGATGGAACTTTTCCCTCCATATTCTATAATAAGTTTTCAGTGAAAAACAGTTTATATTGATTTATGGTGGATGCTGCTAAATATCTAGATTTCGAACTGCAGGGAAAATTCATTAGATTTTGTTTAACAATGTGGGATCTGTTTATTTAGTAGCCTTTGCCGGGTAATTTAGGATGTTTAAAGAAATGCAAgtactattttaaaaaaataatatgattcCCTTTAGTTGTAGCTCCATTCATTTTATTGGTGCTGAGTTCTTTTCTTATATATGCATTGTTGCTCACAATTATTGATAAGCCAAAGGAGGGGGGTAATGCTTTCATTTTCATGAGGTGCCAAATGCCCCTCTGTAGGTTCCCTTATGCATTTggtattatatttaaatatggATAGTACTTCATTTAATAATGTTGATATTGTTAACAGGTCCTTCAGGAAAAGGGCATTCATATCTGGGATGGCAATGCATCTAGAGACTTTCTTGATAGGCAAGTAGCTGaacattattttttttgggttttaaaatgCTACTTTTTATACTATTTAAATTGAGACATGTATGGTTCCTTGTTCAGTATTGGTTTGGCAGATAGGGAAGAGGGTGATTTGGGTCCCATATATGGGTTCCAGTGGAGACACTTTGGTGCTAGGTTGGTGATTCTTTCTTTAAACAGCTAGATTCAGTTTTAATGAAGGACCTTTGCTTGAATTATTACTTACTCATCTTGCATTTGCACAGGTATACTGACATGCATGCTGACTATAGTGGCCAAGGATTTGATCAGTTGTTGGATGTTATTGACAAGATTAAAAATAAACCCAATGATCGGAGGATTATACTGTCAGCTTGGAATCCTTCTGATCTCAAATTGATGGCACTTCCACCTTGCCACATGTTTGCTCAGGTTTTTCAAAGAAGCTTTTTGTTTCTTTCGTCATTTCTTCCTTTCAAAGCATTGttaatttctttttttcatttttttgcagTTTTATGTGGCCAATGGGGAGTTATCTTGTCAAATGTATCAGCGCTCTGCTGACATGGGTCTTGGTGTACCATTTAACGTCGCATCTTATGCTCTTTTGACATGCATGATAGCCCATGTTTGTGGTATGCtgttctcccaaaaccaaatcaACCAATAGTCAATTGTGTGCACATGTAAATCTGTTGGAATGTCAATATTTTTAGATGGGTTTGGACAAATTGTTAATTGAATAGTGTTCTTTAATACTGTATTCTGTGGTATTTTATTTGGGTTTGTGAGGATCAAGGTGCAGATGTCGCCATATGCACCCGATGGTTCATTCTGTGGGCAAGGACACTATATGTGCTAAAAAGCTTACTATAGCAAATAACTGGTTTAGTATTATTTCCGTGAATATGGCATTAAAAAATTTGTACAAAAGTAACAAGGACGATATAGTATCAAATCATTGATTTCCTGTGTCCAACTTCTTTGCTATATGCTGACTAGTCTTGGTGGCCTTGATCATCACTAATCATATTTTATGTTGTACAGATCTTGTTCCAGGTGATTTTATCCATGTGATTGGGGATGCTCATGTTTATCGTACACATGTTGTGCCTCTAAAGGAGCAGCTTCTGAATCTGCCAAAACCTTTCCCTGTAAGTCCTATGGTAGCAACATAATTTATGTTGAATTTAACTTCCAACTCCAGTGCAAATATATTGATAATTTGGAAGGagcaaagttttttttttcttttcacatTCCCCAGTTTTCT includes:
- the LOC131156495 gene encoding bifunctional dihydrofolate reductase-thymidylate synthase-like; this encodes MGGDAGASLLNGNGSSQPDVQRTYQVVVAAAQNMGIGKDGKLPWRLPSDMKFFKDITVTTSDPVKKNAVIMGRKTWESIPLKDRPLAGRLNVVLTRSGSFDIATAENVVICGSMTSALELLAASPYSLSIEKVFVIGGGQILSEYLNAPGCDAIHITEIEIDIECDAFIPAIDCSVFQPWYSSFPAVENNIRYSFNTFVRVRSSGVEPARQDNGLIVDTKSDSLKLEVKNFSFLPKMIFERHEEYLYLDLVQDIISNGALKDDRTGTGTLSKFGCQMRFNLRKTFPLFTTKKVFWRGVVEELLWFISGSTNAKVLQEKGIHIWDGNASRDFLDSIGLADREEGDLGPIYGFQWRHFGARYTDMHADYSGQGFDQLLDVIDKIKNKPNDRRIILSAWNPSDLKLMALPPCHMFAQFYVANGELSCQMYQRSADMGLGVPFNVASYALLTCMIAHVCDLVPGDFIHVIGDAHVYRTHVVPLKEQLLNLPKPFPILKINAEKKNIDSFVASDFKLIGYDPHQKIEMKMAV